The proteins below are encoded in one region of Lactuca sativa cultivar Salinas chromosome 3, Lsat_Salinas_v11, whole genome shotgun sequence:
- the LOC111894286 gene encoding uncharacterized protein LOC111894286, producing MTNGSYHSKLPNSTMGDRQRHLHFVFMNYDPEYERLQSDRTKRGAREVEMYLSTKHNDLLAKKLAPGTYHKTLSLFIVDAFAVQITDAQADVLRSAKEVRVVEKNQELP from the exons ATGACCAATGGATCTTATCACTCAAAGCTGCCCAACTCAACAATGGGCGACAGACAAAGACATCTCCATTTTGTCTTCATGAACTATGATCCAGAATACGAACGCCTGCAATCTGACAG AACAAAGAGAGGGGCAAGGGAGGTTGAAATGTACTTGAGCACCAAGCATAACGATCTATTGGCAAAGAAACTTGCGCCTGGAACTTACCACAAGACCTTATCTTTGTTCATCGTTGATGCTTTTGCTGTTCAAATCACTGATGCTCAG GCCGATGTGCTTAGATCTGCAAAAGAAGTAAGGGTGGTGGAGAAGAACCAAGAGCTTCcttga